TCAGAGCTTTCATAACTGACAAGATTGAAGGTCATACTGGCCCTGGTTTGGCTATCACAATGGCTATACGCGATTCTTTGTTTACTGCTTTGACACTGAACCCTATAATCTTACCCTAGCACTAGTACGAAAATGGGAATTTATAGCACATGACTTATATATTATGCCGTTTTTGGAAAGAGGGTGTGGCATTAGCGGGAAAAGGGTGTGGCAGGAACGAAGGGGGGTGTGGCACTAGTAGGACCCTATTTTTATTCTATCGGTGTGAAAATCCTATCGCTGTGGCGCacccacagcgaaagcggcgAGTGaaaagtggaggcacaagtaGTCTCCACCTCGAAATGGTGGATCTCCACCAAGAAGGTTCCTAAAGCTAATGTGTGGGTCTGCGATACTGAAGAGGTCCGCTACCAAATGGTGTCGCAACTGGATGTTGAAAAAAGAATAATGAGGGATTCTTAGGAATGAAGCTAAGTTTTCCCATAAAGTCGCCCGTTTCCTTGGTAGACATTTGTAACCGAGACCATACTATAAGGTTACTCTATCTTACCCCGGTGCACAAGACAGCCTGCTGTACAGAAAGAGTGTTCCCATGTCATGTGAGAGATGGCAACAGAGGTGTGTATTTGAACAGGGTTGTAAGAATTGGCCTATTGCTTAATTAGCCCATTATGGCCTCAAGTTTACTTAACAGGAAACAAGTATAACCGTGGTGTGTGGTTGGCAGCAGATGAAACGGCGAGAACATAGAAACGTGGTCTAAAAATGTGGCGCCTTGGAAAATAAAATAAATCTCCTGAGGCCAGTTGATCCGCGACTCAAGGAATATAAACATACCCAAATCTATCCGGAACCAGGAAGGATACTCATTCTTCTCTTTGCAAATTAGCAAAAATGCCTGCAAACTTGGGGCTGCAAAGAATCCCCGTCAGTCAGGAAGTCCAAAAGCGAAGAATCAACAAAAGCGCAAACGCAAGCAGGGACTATTCACAATGGCTTATGAATGTAGCATGTACTGTGATGCAGACGTCTATGTAGTTCCGAAATCACGGGGTAATGGCCATATCTTCTTTCACTTCCGATGACGGGTGGTCACCGTCGATGCGAGAATTGGTATGCCCTCAATGTTGCTTACAGATGTCACGGAACGAGAGAGTAAATGACCTGTATTGAATGTTTGATTACTTTGATCTGTTTGGATATAGGGCAGGAACCCCCTTCGCGCACACTAGATagctcagcaaagaacttgTCAAGCTCAATGGAttaattgattgattgactgTGGATTGGATTGTATGATTTACATTCCTCGAGATGTCCCTCCTATTTATGCTCCTTGCCGTTATTATACAATCGATTCCAAGCGCACCGTCAGGCTGTTTTCTTCAGGACTGTAACAAAAAAACTCTTGGGGGCCAGCGAGGCAGACAGGTCCGCCTAGCTTTTATCGTAGCTGCAGGACAAGGTGCCctgaagaaaggaaaaacgCCGAATCCGCATGAGCTCGCATTTAGAGACGCAGCCAACAGAGAAAGCTTATATGGTAAACAGAGCCCAATGACAACGCGAAATAATATTATATTAGGCTGAACTGAATAAAATGAAAATAAACTGTCAAGAATAGCGAAAAACGCCTTGAACAGCGACCCTGGCCTGATCGTCACCGCAATCAGGGGAATTGATGCGCGTTCCTGCATTGTTCATTATTGCTACGATATCCCTTAGATTGTCCATGAGCACTAAAACTTGAGCACAAAATCTGGCACAGAATCCGGCTGCATTGGTACTATACTTATGTTGTACTATATCTATTCACATCACGTATTATTTTGTGTCCATAGCCCCGGAGACAGATAGTCAAACACCACTTCCAGGTCAATTCCGGCCTCTGTACACATCTCTTTCAATTCTGCGCGCTCTTTGGCAAAGGTTTCCCTGTCAATGGGGTGCAGCATGCATTGCCGGATGGTGACTCGTTTAAGGTGCGGCGAATGAGTCCGTTGATCGTCCAGCAGATACCGGACGCAATCATGTAATTGTGACTCGAATTCCCAAAACCCATTAATCTCCGAATAATCCCACTGCAGACATAATTCCTCGAGGGTATCCGGTAGACGGTCGCCAATTTCATCTGATTCATCTGGACCCAATCCCACAAGTAAAGTGATGGGTACTTCTGCAGATCGCAGCCGGGGGAATTGCTTCAGAAATCCGTCAAATTCTATTCATGCCTGTTCATCCTCATCGGTTCCAAAATCATAGTACCCTTTGCTGAATGGGTAGTATTCCACCCCCAGGGAGAGCTTTTCTAGAGTGTCACTGATGGACTCCAAGCCCTCCAGGATGTTCGAGCATGATGCCAAGGCaaattcactgtgccatcgATATGCCATTCCCAAGTGCAGAGACGTCAAGGTAGTCATCTGGGACAGCAAAGATGGCAcatcttcttctttgatAGTAGCTCGAGCGATGACTCCTGGTCCTCACCAGTAATAACGTCTTGAAAGCTCCGTAGccaaatggatatggatTGAATGGAAGGCAGATGGAACCAGGCCATGAATTGGTTATGATCACAAGGAGGGTAGCCATTCAATTCATCGAAAATATTAAAGATGGGGTCAAACTCCTCAGACAGGGGTACATTACTACCATAGTCAATAGCCGTAAGAGAGTTAAAAGATGATAGTACGGTATTTGGTGTGGAAAATAACGCGTGCTTCATCATCAATCCAGGAAACCCTGATTTCCAGACAAAGGAGTAGTCCAGCCGAAGAGATTTAAGGTTGTGTAATTGGGAGAGGAGAATGGTCACGTATGCATAGGAATTGCCTTTCTGGAGCGCTCCATTCCATTTCAAAATCTCTGGGAGCTGAGCTTTGTCAACAATTGATTCAGACTGCTCCACGACGTCGCTGAAACTCTCAAGATTTTGATTCCAAAGTGGCCCATCCTGGCCATCTCGTGGGTCGTTTTTCCATTCTTCGGTGAGCACATATTGCGAAGATGACAAGATCGAGACGTGCTGGATATTTGAGGCCAGTTCAGGGCACTGTAGAACAGCCCGCAGTAAGCGCAGAATGCGTGCTTGGGGCACAGTGTTCCACCCCCATGCGATAGTGCTATACATCGAAGGCCGAACAGATGCGATGAGATCCCCAGATGCAGACAACATAGTCACGATTTCGTCTGCTTCCATATGGTCAAAGACTCCCATCCAGCAATCCCTGGGCATCCGCTGGCATAAGCTGCACATGGTGTTAGCAAGATGCTTACATGCCTGGCTGGTTGGCTACTCACTCTGGCTGCCTTGAAGGTATGTTTGATTTCActgtcgtcatcatcatttgTAATTGAGGTaatgttcttttttttttttttgcccagTTCATTGTCCTCTGGCCAGTATTTGTAGGTTCTTTTCACTCCATAGCTGACGATGGCTGTTTAAGTAAATGGGGTGGGCGGTGCTTCAAAAGCGTATTTCTGCGGAAGACGGACTATTAACAATAACGACGTCTACTTATAACACTATGCCGTTGAAGAAAAGACACATATTGGGGCTTGAAAATACGACGATCAACCTAGGAAATAACTCTTGACCATATTTGAGCCCTGGATTACTATAGGAGTCAAACAATTGCGAAAACAAGGCGTGGTTACAGGTCGGTCGGGGTCCTTTTTCGGGTCGCGCGAGTAGAAAAGATGATTATGTAGTTTAATTTGATGAGGAGTGCTATAGCAAGGACATAGCCGACTTGAAGCGAACGCTGAAGCAGTCTACGATGGATGAAGAATATGATAGCTCTATGTTGGGAAAGCACGAGAAGAGATGCAGTGCATTGTTTCAGCCTTTGAAAGCATATGGCTTTGATTATGATGCTAACGAGGCTGATGAAACTGAGGAAGATGTGGAGGATGAATGGTCTGGTGAGGATGACGAAGAGAATGATATCAGTGAATTTAGTGACGAGGACTACTTGCGCTCACCATTTCTTTAAAGCTGAGTTTCATCAATACAATGCACTGCAACCCAAACGGGAAAGAGGGCGCATCAATAAATTTCCTCTTTAGGCCTAGTACTGTAGACTGAGTCAGCTGGATTCTGCGGGGATCGATCAGCTTCGACAATCTACAAAATCATTGGCATTAAAGACGTGGTCTTGTTCCTGTACTATTTCCAGATTACTCGTCTTAGTTGCCCAAACAAAAGCATGGCTTTTGaattaaaagaaaaaggtaATCAACTCTTCAAAGAGGGCGATTACAATGGCGCCGAAGATTACTTCTCCCAAGCGTGCGTTTCTCTCTAGTCTTGTATACATTCCAGCCCACTAAAAAGCAGCCCAATAATAGGATCCAAAAGAACTCCCGCGAACCAACCTTCTTCACCAACCGCGCCCTAACCCGCCTGCGCCTGGAGAAATGGCCCGGTGTGGAACAAGACGCCCGCGCCGCCATCGCGCTCTACGGACAGGAGAGCCCCAACCGTCTTAAAAGCAGCGGCTACCTCGTGCAAGCACTTCTCGGCCAACAGCAGCCGCAACCTGCCTACAATGTCGCCATTGAAGCCTACCGCGACAGTCTTTCCTCCAAGTCCCCGCAGACCGAGAACCTTTCCAAGCTCGTCCTGCGGGCTAAGCAGCAGATCTGGGCGCTCAAGGAAACGCGACGCCTGCGCGAAATGAATGATACACTTGCGACGGTGGAGGGGCTTATCGAAGCTGAGCTACAACGCTCACTCGACGACTTGCGCGGTCAGCTGAACGCCGGGGAGATCGGAGAGATTGGGTTTGTGGAGGATGAAAAGGCGCTCCGTGCGGATGCGGAGCGGAACATCCAGAATACTCGCGAGGCTTTCCGGGCTGCGTCGAAAGGGGAAATTGCTGAGCGGGTGGTACCGGATTATCTAGTCGATGGGATCTCATTCGAGATCATGCATGATCCGGTCATCACGCCGTCGGGGACCAGTTTTGATCGCGTGGGGATCGTCAAGTATGTTGAGCAGTCTGGGACTGACCCCCTGACAAGAGTGAACATGTCTGTTAAAGATTTACGGCCCAATTATGCGCTTAAGGCGGCTTGTGAGGAGTTTCTGGATAAGAATGGGTGGGCGGTTGATTGGTGATCTTACTTGCTTTTGCTTTGGGCAATGCTTTTTCTCCCTTTTGCTTTTGCtattgcatcaaatacccGTCTTTGCTAGCATTTATGGCGTTGGTTGGCTACTTAATATACAAGTCAGATAGAGTATCATCACAATGTAGAATTGTACAGTAGATTCCATTCATAACTTGCATAATCAGTAATCAGACTCACAGCGGCATAAATAGCTAGGCTACCCCACTTCTCCCCACCATCAACAAGACTCAACCTCAACGTATCTCACCCTTCATCACTACAGACCACAATACCACTTCTATCGATCGTATCTTTATTCACGAAATAAACGCCAGAATGTCCGCTACCGCCTACATCGACACCCTCACCAACACCGCCGCCTTTGACCCCTCCGTCCAGAATGCCGCGGCGGCCCTAGCCCCCTCCAAGGAAACCCTCCAGGCCGCCATCGACGCCGCCCTGGCCATGGACGAGACCGCCGCCGCGCTGAGCGGCGAGCAGGCCGAGGTGCTCAAGAAGGGCTTCGAGTATGCGACGCAGGTCGTGAAGATGTTGACTAAGGAGCCTGCTCCGGAGGAGAAGTTGGACGTacgttttcttttctggggaGTTGGGGATGAGGAGTTGGATGAATGGGAAGCTAACTGGGGATAAATagctgtacaagtacttcaAGCGCGCGAACAATGAGACCCCCGCTCAGCCGTCGATGTTCAACTTCGAGGTGCGTGCGCTTTAATGATGGGATGGAACGGAAACTGACAATATGCAGGCtaagtacaagtacaacgCCTGGAAGGAGATCAGCCACATCAGCGAGCAGAAGGCTCTGGTCCTCTACATCAAGCAGGTCGATGCCCTCATTAACAAGTATGGCACTCGCTCGTAATCGCATCTACGCGCGCGTTTGGCATACAAATGATTTTTGGTGATTCTTGGGAGGATATTGCTAGCCATGGATAGTAATATATCATGATATTGAATGCGAGTTTACAATCATCATTGCATTATGCGGTGCATTCCGTATATGTAGCTGTATGCTAGCCCTCCCATGTCTGCCCTAACCAGTCAGGTTCCGGATGACTTGCTGTCGCACACCATGGCTCGTCCCGGGGTCCATACGGTATCAAGGGGACATCATATGGCATCCGGAATCCGACCAGGACATCATCCAGTTCAGACTCCGTTTCAGCAGGACGATCTTGCTTGAAGCATGGGGCCATTCTGGCCGTCTTAGTCTCCGGGGAACCATCGACGTACAAACCAGGCCACACAACCACCCCGATCTCCCAGCTACAGACCCTAACCTCCCCCTGTACATTAACCGCTGCACCCCATGCTTGCGTCGAGAGATTCGCAGAGGTCACTATCGCCCAATCTATAGATCCCATGGCCGCATCAGAGAACCGGATATACGTCTTAATATGAGGCGCCGCACGACGACGTCCCGCTTCCCGTCGAGGAATAGATGCTGCTTCTGTGGATGATGCCTCGAGACCAAAGTCGCTATCTCCTGCCCATTGCCGCAAGTAAGGATGCATGTATTGTAGCTGTTTCTGTTGGGGTGCGCTTTGCGTTTTCATGTGAATGGATCCACCGGAACCGTAGCCGTTGAGAGACCGACGAATCTCGTCTGGCGTTGGAAAGATAATAGAAAATCGTGGGCGTGGTGTTGGAGGAGATGAATGTTGCGCGAGAGAATCGAAAAATATGTCCTTCAACCACTTGTCTGTTTGGCCTAAGGAGGCTATTGAAGAGATCTGCTCTTCGTCAGCGGGTCTTGCTATGTTTTCGAGTTGAGTTAATTACCTGAAGCACAATATGTGCCGTCCCAGCATGCGGCGCCAACGGAATATGTCGTATAATGTCTTTCAAAGCCGGCCATCCCCATTGCGTCTCCCTTTTCGCGTCCATACTCTCGACTTTCCGTTTAGATGGCACACTGGCTATCAACGCTGCCCGCACAGCCCGGAAATCGAAACGTTCCAACTGCTTGACCAACTGTCCTGTCTTTGGACGTCCGTATGCATTCAGATAACTGAGTAGATCTCGCTTAAATCTCGTTCCGCTGCCATATCCCCCTGTACCTTCGGAAGTCGATGCGCTTGGTAGCAGTGGCAGGAGAGGAGAGCGCCAGACAGCTTGGGTCATGTTTGCCCAGTCTCCGGGAATCATGTTGGCTGTATGGATTATGACCCTTATCCAATTAATAAattgaattttttttttgagaaTCATGTAAAGGAGCCATACTGAGCAAGGTCATCATGTCGAAGTAGAATCATCATCTTGGAATGATGCGTACCAAATGGCTCAGGCATATACGCAACAATCGATTCCACGTTTGGGTATCGTGAGCATTGCTCCTGTAGCACCATTAGCAAATGCATTAATCTGGAGATTGAAGGGGAAAGTACATCAATCCGTATTCGATTAGGTGCATCCCTCTTCCATGACCCATGCACAACCTTCACTTTCACCAAGTCCctgacatcctcatcaaacTGGCTCATCAGAAAATCCACATCGATCAAAAAATTAAACTGCCAGCATTCGCGTATCATCGGATCCCCGAGGATATCTCGCAGTCGAATAGTGTCGACATTGTTCCCCGACGACGCAGGTAAGTCCCGGATATGAGTGAGTTGGATTGGGGATGAATAAATAATCGTAGGCATATGATTTTGCTTTGGAGTTTCAATAGGTTTCATTTCATCAGATACTGCTGCAGTGCTGGTCTGGCGTCGTTGTGGAGGCGGCGTGATAGATCGGTGTAGTGACGCCAAGCCATTGTCTCCTGCTGGTAGGCTTTCTGTACCAACTATGGGAAGATCATGTCCAGGAGGCGATATTTTTGTCCTCTTCGCCGGGCGGTCCATCTCTAGGATAGAtgtttggtggtgatgatgacggtAAAAGAAGGGAGTGTGAGAAGCGGAAGACCGCAAGTGACGCAGCCATTGACCAAGCGACGCGTTTCGTCTGGCATAGGGAAAATAATAGAAAACCATGAACGTGAATTATTATTTGAACAGCTAGGTTTATGAGGAAGTATGCTTTTCGTC
This region of Aspergillus chevalieri M1 DNA, chromosome 4, nearly complete sequence genomic DNA includes:
- a CDS encoding uncharacterized protein (COG:S;~EggNog:ENOG410Q1KJ); protein product: MTTVKSNIPSRQPDLCQRMPRDCWMGVFDHMEADEIVTMLSASGDLIASVRPSMYSTIAWGWNTVPQARILRLLRAVLQCPELASNIQHVSILSSSQYVLTEEWKNDPRDGQDGPLWNQNLESFSDVVEQSESIVDKAQLPEILKWNGALQKGNSYAYVTILLSQLHNLKSLRLDYSFVWKSGFPGLMMKHALFSTPNTVLSSFNSLTAIDYGSNVPLSEEFDPIFNIFDELNGYPPCDHNQFMAWFHLPSIQSISIWLRSFQDVITGEDQESSLELLSKKKMCHLCCPR
- a CDS encoding putative U-box domain protein (COG:O;~EggNog:ENOG410PP5I;~InterPro:IPR011990,IPR013083,IPR019734,IPR003613;~PFAM:PF04564;~go_function: GO:0004842 - ubiquitin-protein transferase activity [Evidence IEA];~go_function: GO:0005515 - protein binding [Evidence IEA];~go_process: GO:0016567 - protein ubiquitination [Evidence IEA]) encodes the protein MAFELKEKGNQLFKEGDYNGAEDYFSQAIQKNSREPTFFTNRALTRLRLEKWPGVEQDARAAIALYGQESPNRLKSSGYLVQALLGQQQPQPAYNVAIEAYRDSLSSKSPQTENLSKLVLRAKQQIWALKETRRLREMNDTLATVEGLIEAELQRSLDDLRGQLNAGEIGEIGFVEDEKALRADAERNIQNTREAFRAASKGEIAERVVPDYLVDGISFEIMHDPVITPSGTSFDRVGIVKYVEQSGTDPLTRVNMSVKDLRPNYALKAACEEFLDKNGWAVDW
- a CDS encoding uncharacterized protein (COG:I;~EggNog:ENOG410Q28P;~InterPro:IPR014352,IPR035984,IPR000582;~PFAM:PF00887;~go_function: GO:0000062 - fatty-acyl-CoA binding [Evidence IEA]), with protein sequence MSATAYIDTLTNTAAFDPSVQNAAAALAPSKETLQAAIDAALAMDETAAALSGEQAEVLKKGFEYATQVVKMLTKEPAPEEKLDLYKYFKRANNETPAQPSMFNFEAKYKYNAWKEISHISEQKALVLYIKQVDALINKYGTRS
- a CDS encoding tyrosyl-DNA phosphodiesterase 1 (COG:L;~EggNog:ENOG410PIHZ;~InterPro:IPR027415,IPR010347;~PFAM:PF06087;~go_component: GO:0005634 - nucleus [Evidence IEA];~go_function: GO:0008081 - phosphoric diester hydrolase activity [Evidence IEA];~go_process: GO:0006281 - DNA repair [Evidence IEA]) produces the protein MDRPAKRTKISPPGHDLPIVGTESLPAGDNGLASLHRSITPPPQRRQTSTAAVSDEMKPIETPKQNHMPTIIYSSPIQLTHIRDLPASSGNNVDTIRLRDILGDPMIRECWQFNFLIDVDFLMSQFDEDVRDLVKVKVVHGSWKRDAPNRIRIDEQCSRYPNVESIVAYMPEPFGTHHSKMMILLRHDDLAQVIIHTANMIPGDWANMTQAVWRSPLLPLLPSASTSEGTGGYGSGTRFKRDLLSYLNAYGRPKTGQLVKQLERFDFRAVRAALIASVPSKRKVESMDAKRETQWGWPALKDIIRHIPLAPHAGTAHIVLQISSIASLGQTDKWLKDIFFDSLAQHSSPPTPRPRFSIIFPTPDEIRRSLNGYGSGGSIHMKTQSAPQQKQLQYMHPYLRQWAGDSDFGLEASSTEAASIPRREAGRRRAAPHIKTYIRFSDAAMGSIDWAIVTSANLSTQAWGAAVNVQGEVRVCSWEIGVVVWPGLYVDGSPETKTARMAPCFKQDRPAETESELDDVLVGFRMPYDVPLIPYGPRDEPWCATASHPEPDWLGQTWEG